ggagcaggctctgctaTGCAATCCTTCTTCATTTTTTAGCCTCGAACAATGTCatagagtatgaggccctcatcaatgggctgcgcatcgccatcgagctcggcgcaacGTGGCTATATGTCCGCGACGACTCGgagctggtcgtcgaccaagtcatgaaggaatcctcctacaagagccctctcatggtggtgtactgccaagaggtgcataAGCTTGAGGGCAAGTTTCAAGGGATCGAGCTGCAttatgtcccccaaaaggacagtGATGCCACTAACTTCCTCGTGAAATTGGTTGCCAGACAGGATccatctctagatggggtcttcatcaatgacctccacGAGCCATCTGCCCACGTTCTAGAGGATCCGACTTCATTGCGACTCAACCTCGACCAAGTGCTCGGGGACTCCAGTGCTCTGACACGATTCAACCCCGACCAAGTGCTCGAGGGCTCAGCCCTAACATTCCTATCGCAACATCGACAGACGACACTGCCGTGATGACGCTCGACCCGATTGACTAGAGAGCGCCACTGCTCGCCTACATCCTCAAAGAAGTCCTCCCACCAGAAAAGACTGAAGTACGACAAGtcactcgatgcgccaagacattcgtcgccatcggtgatgaactttacaaacgaagtccgtcgggagtactcatgaagtgcatcccggcCGAACAGGAGAAacaactcctcctcaaagtctaCGTTGGAATCTGCGGACATCATGCGGCCCCGAGGTCATTGGTCAGGAAAGCCTTCtaccaaggtttctactggcctgcTGCACaccgagatgcagaggaggttgttcgtaggtgtgaaggatgtcagttctaTGCTCGACAAGCTCACTTGCCAGCGCAGGAGCTACAAACCATCCCCACCACCTGGATTGGTTGATCGATATGCGCTCATGTATTTGCGCGCAATTCTGGATTGGTTTTTCCAAGTGCGGATAGATTGAGAGTTTTTGGAGAGTAGTTTTCTCAATCTTGCCTAAAATCAGGATTTGGAAGTAGGTTTTAAAAACTATTGGAGTTGCTCTATAAACGTGGTCTACGACCTAAAAAccttctttttgtaaaaaatagaaAAGAGGGTTAATAAATTGTACAATAAACACAAGAGTTTCAACTTAACTCTAGaataataaaaattttatagtagataATAAGATTAAAATTTGAAAATCAAACTTTTGATTCATGATGTCATAATACATGGGTACACAAGATCCACTATATTTTAAGTTGAGGTTCAACTAAATGCTTATTTAAGATACACGGAAGCGCCATGCAAAGGGAAAAACTATGGATGTGGATGAAAAAACATATAGATCAATAATTGGTAACTTTATCTTAATTAGATGAAGACTACATTATATACTATGCATATTGTGTTAGAAAATAAACAAGGAGAAAAATGTGTAATTTCATATAAGTATTTTTATTAGTTAGAGATATTAAACAATAACTAATGCTTATATCTTCTAATATTCTGGCATGTGCGATATGATCGCACAGGTTGATAGACTATTGAAGATAAACGGCGAACATGACTTAGCAATTCTAAACTCACTTagttcaaaaatcaaagttatacTTTCTACGTAAGTACCAAATGCAGCTAATGTTCATCTTGAAAAAAAAAACCTACATGATAGAAGTAGCAATTGCAGTTGGCAACTGAAGTTACGAAAGTACACAACATACTAAATTCCCCGCTTGACACATTCCAATCTCTTAGGCAAtcttttaaactaattttaataCAGTCATGACAGGGATATAAAAGGCACTCAAATAAACATATGAAACCAAATATAATGTAAATTAATAATTAATCATGTGTTTTTGAgcagataataaattaatcatgtgGCGACACTTCACCACCTCCCTCACTACATGGGCCATTACTTGACGCCCAGGAGACTTCAGTGTAGGCCTGCTAATTCTATATCcgaccccacacgtcagtctCCTCCACTGCTCCCAATCAAATTCCCCCAAGCTGCGGCCACCCGCCGGGACCAGCCTCGCCGCCGCGCGCCAAATCCCTAACCCctccccgcctccgcctccgcgccgGCCGCGCGACCGTCCCCAGAGATGGGGCGAGACAAGAGCCGGCGTCTCTCCGGCAGCGGCTGGTGCTGGCGATGCTCACCTCCACCGTCGTCACCATCGTGGACATCCGCTCCGGGGACACGGCCCCGGGGCTCCGCCCTCACGAGGTgtccctcctccgcctcctcgacAAGATCTCCGACCACCACACCATCGAGCTCAACGATACAGGCATGGACTTGCCCCCGTGAGCTTGATTGTATTGTGCGTCCTGCCTTTGTGTTTGGTTCTGGGGGTGCTGGTGCTTATGGGGGGTGTTGCTTGTATGTGCTTGCAGGAACGAAGCTGAAGTACCGGCCGGGGGTGATTATAGGGGGAAAGTGCCTTGAGCACGACTGCGGGGTGCGCCGGGGCATTGGCTACTTCCTTGAGCCGCTCATACTGCTTGGTCTATTTGCGAGGGCTCCTATATCGATTCGGCTCAAAGGTAAGGTCCTCATCTGTTTATGTTGTGCTTTAAGTGTCAGGCCAAATGGATTGCTCCAAAGAATTTGGTGTGTGGAAATTTTCTTCCTGGATGAATTTCTTTGCGGCTGTACCTGATTTCAATAGAAATTGTTTGGTTTGAATTTCGTTAAAGTAGTTGAATTGTGCTAGTGCTTTAAGTGTCAGGTTGCTGGTTGATACCCTCACGATAATTCTTTTGGCACCACCTTTATTCATTAAAAGCAAGTCAGAGAAATGAGGTGGAAATCACCCTAGTGTACATTTTGCAACACCTGTTGTTAGGACAATGCATAGAGTGGCCTACATGGTTACATGAAAGCAAAGTTGAATGAGAAGTGTGCCTCCAATGCCTCCTTGGCTACGTTGTGAGCTACTTTGATTGTTTCTTGGCCTATTTTCTTGCACACAAAGGGTCTAGGTTGTCAGCTACTTTGTTTCTTGGTCAGCCTAATTTCCATTATACAAAGGGTCTTTCTTTGTTGTTGCTGGAGAACCCGCTAATAGAGGTCGACCTCTCCAGACAGCTAGCTGCTCAATAATGTTATCTTCTCGTGAAGTTGGATGTCTGTAATATGATTCACCTGGCCGAAGTTGAGTGCATTCACCACTATGGATGCGAGTGTACACCCTGTGATTCTGCATGAAGAGGTCCCTGTACTTCTTGCTTTTGGGCCTGGATGAAGATGCCTCCTGGGATTGAGATCCCATTATCATGGATGAAGAGTCCTAGACTCCGTAGTCCTGCCCTCGTCTGCTGAGTAGTGCCACAATTTGTGCTTGTATTACCTGTCCTCCATTGGGTTCATCGGCTAGGATCGGTGGTGTAGCTGAAAACCAAACGACCCTAGAAAAAGAACAAGTGAAAAATAGattatcttcattttctactatgCCACACCTGGTACAATGCTTGTCTATGTGTTTGGAGTAGTTGCCTACTTGTTCCCCTGCTGCTAAGGCTTATTTGTAGCTTCCGTGCAAATGTTTTGAAACGTGGCTGAAGAAAAGGTCCATTCACATTTTAACAGTTTTAGGATGGGCTGTTGTAAGCTTGGCAGCCTTGGCAGCCTTGTGTTGTCGCTGGGTATTGAGTTTCTCTTGCGTCTTGCCAACTGCGTATATGCTTCTTTGGAGGTGCACATCCCTGATGTTGATGGCTGCCAGCATAAGATACAAATGGGTACCTGCTCAATTCAGTTAGCATTCCAGATTTTTGTGTTTGTAATCCATAACTCTGAGACTTTTAGGCAAGGTCGTATGTCCTGCATTTTCCCGAAGAAGGTCGTGGAGCTGTTGGCACTTTTAGGTGACCTGCTTAATGTAGTCAATAACTAAAAAAAACCCTCACAAGTCACATCTCTAATTATCTTCTTCTCAAGGATGGCTGTGTCATGTATTGTTTCAAAGTCTGAAACTGGTGTCCTGCTTTTAGGAATCACTAATGATACAAAGGACCCTTCTGTGGATACTTTCAAGACAACAACCTTGCATATGCTCAAGCACTTTGGTGTTCCTCTGGAGGGTTTCGCTCTAAATATTGATAGCCGTGGATCTCCTCCTCTTGGTGGTGGTGAGGTGTTTCTCCGGGTTTGCAATATAAATAGCACATTGACGGTGCGTTTCATTTTGATTTCCTGTTGATTATATGTCAACTCTGCTGGCATTGACATCTGATGCTAAGTACTTTCACAGGCACCAAACTGGGTAGATGAAGGTATGGTGAAGAGGATAAGCGGTGTTTCGTTCTCCACTAGAGTATCACCAGAGTTACAAAGCCGCATTATATATGCTGCACGTGGAATCTTCAATCGCTTCATTCCTGATGTTCATATAGACACGGATCATAGATCTGGTTCTGCTGGTGGGAGGTAGTTTTCCTTTTCCAATCCTATTGAattttgataactgcattctttCCTGTTGTCTCTTGTGAGTTGTCACTCAGAAATTTGTCAGATCTTTTCAACTTTTCTTTGATATGTCGCAGGTCACCAGGCTATGGTGTATCATTAGTTGCTGAGACCACTACGGGATGCCTGCTCTCTGTAGATGTCACTGTGAGTTATCCTAGTGTTGATGAAATACATGAAGAATCTGAGAAGCCTGAGCTGACTTCTCCGGAGGATCTTGGTGTTCAAGCTGCATCAATGCTACTAGAAGAGGTGGCTCAAGGAGGTGTTGTTGACTCTACACATCAGGTCTGTCTTTCTGAGTTGTGTCTGATGTTATGCTTGATGATGGCCCTATATCTTGTTATGGGCTCAGCGAAGCTTAGACAGGGCAGTGAAGCATTTTGTTTTTTGGGCCAGTTTGTGTCTAGCTGCAAGTTTTACATGGCCTGTGGATTAATAGATATGAAAATGTTTTTTCAACAATATACTTCTCTTACAAATTGATGTCCTCTCTTGGACTGACAGTGCTGTACATTTATGTTTGCCCATCTTAAATTAATTGTTGTCTATCCTGGTAATATTCCATGCATAAGTTACAAACGTTTTTGTTTATTGAGTTTCTCTTAAATGCTTGCAGAGCCTCCTATTTATCCTGTGTGCTTTATGCCCACCTGATGTATCAAAGGTTCGTGTGGGACAGTTGACTCCATATGGTATAGACACACTTCAAAACATCAGAGATTTTCTTGACGTCAAGTTCATCATCAAGCCTGATCCCAATTCGAACACCGTTACATTAAAATGTGTTGGTGCGGGAGTGAAGAATCTTGCTCGGAAGGTTTCATAAGCAACAGGACCATTAATCTGATCAAGGATTCATGATACATCAAGAGACTACTATGAGACCCTGTTTGTAACTGCAAACAGCAGTGGAGTTCCCCTTAGCTGCTCCTGATGAAATTCTGTTAGAGGTCGCGCATATTATAGACCGAAAACCTAAATTTGAAGGCATCTATGCCGGCTTCACTATTTTAAATTACTCTGTCAACAGTCTCTGAATATGTACACTCCTTTTGAAACAAAAAGTATTGATTCCCAGTCTGACATTCTATGCAGATACGTTCGAAAGAAAACAAACTGTTCATATATTGGCCATGTATATACGTTGCATGTATGACATATGCTCGTACGATTTTCAAATGGATCTGTTACCATTAGTCCTACATCTAGCCAAGGTT
Above is a genomic segment from Miscanthus floridulus cultivar M001 chromosome 3, ASM1932011v1, whole genome shotgun sequence containing:
- the LOC136542065 gene encoding LOW QUALITY PROTEIN: probable RNA 3'-terminal phosphate cyclase-like protein (The sequence of the model RefSeq protein was modified relative to this genomic sequence to represent the inferred CDS: inserted 1 base in 1 codon): MGRDKSRRLXRQRLVLAMLTSTVVTIVDIRSGDTAPGLRPHEVSLLRLLDKISDHHTIELNDTGTKLKYRPGVIIGGKCLEHDCGVRRGIGYFLEPLILLGLFARAPISIRLKGITNDTKDPSVDTFKTTTLHMLKHFGVPLEGFALNIDSRGSPPLGGGEVFLRVCNINSTLTAPNWVDEGMVKRISGVSFSTRVSPELQSRIIYAARGIFNRFIPDVHIDTDHRSGSAGGRSPGYGVSLVAETTTGCLLSVDVTVSYPSVDEIHEESEKPELTSPEDLGVQAASMLLEEVAQGGVVDSTHQSLLFILCALCPPDVSKVRVGQLTPYGIDTLQNIRDFLDVKFIIKPDPNSNTVTLKCVGAGVKNLARKVS